A DNA window from Zingiber officinale cultivar Zhangliang chromosome 3A, Zo_v1.1, whole genome shotgun sequence contains the following coding sequences:
- the LOC122050829 gene encoding dirigent protein 1-like, translating to MAPASAPSNSFFLLLLFSVALLASVDAFSSRSIFPDVYLHLRFYNHERVLGSGPDATVVYAVERRTSTSGAGFGNVIVYDNLLRESVDPDSPIIGRNQGMGVGSSTAEDSGLTNFQLVFTAGEYDGSSLAVQGLFPVAPLGTLFERAITGGTGRFRSARGYLLTREIRSTNTTLTAQLDAYVTFR from the coding sequence ATGGCACCTGCCTCGGCACCTTCTAactctttcttcctcctcctcctcttctccgtcGCTCTCTTGGCATCCGTCGATGCCTTTTCCTCCCGCTCCATCTTCCCCGACGTCTACTTGCACTTGCGCTTCTACAACCACGAGAGGGTCCTCGGATCAGGCCCCGACGCCACCGTCGTGTACGCCGTCGAGCGCCGCACCTCCACTTCGGGCGCCGGCTTCGGCAACGTCATCGTCTATGACAATCTCCTGAGGGAGAGTGTCGACCCCGACTCACCGATCATAGGCCGGAACCAGGGCATGGGAGTCGGCTCGAGCACCGCCGAGGATTCTGGTCTTACCAACTTCCAGTTGGTGTTCACGGCCGGCGAGTACGACGGGAGCTCACTGGCCGTGCAGGGGCTGTTCCCGGTGGCTCCGCTTGGGACCCTATTCGAACGAGCGATCACCGGCGGCACCGGCCGGTTCCGATCGGCGAGAGGGTATCTCTTGACACGAGAAATTCGTAGCACCAACACGACACTCACCGCGCAACTCGATGCCTACGTCACATTCCGTTGA
- the LOC122053065 gene encoding TOM1-like protein 5 isoform X1, producing the protein MRGLLRTSMAADMVNSATSEKLKEMDWAKNIEICELITHDPLQSNAVIKSIKKQLKNKNVNTQYFSVMLLEMVMNNCGEQVHKQVIDNEILSILVKIVKKKSDLPVRERIFLLLDATQTALGGASGKYPQYYAAYFELVSSGVQFSQQPHVVIPQKSSPQKQANNFQSQEFPSQKLGNVVKQLTTQSIPDSSVIHKASSVLEVLRDVLNALDPKLPLGASDEFILDLVEQCSFQKQRIMQLVMTSRDEKLVTQAIELNEQLHQVLCHHDRLLSVNATATPACDAHGEGEEEEDAESLWRRIRKGKACAEEDSDESVNIFRSVPKEKMSRPIIRPLFIQPSELDGKPCPPDNQSIGLGSKQHSRADLPPPPSQHRERESFFNNKAMDSSGLAAHVRGLSLHNHDSNSSGSCSTDSSERDVFGFRD; encoded by the exons ATGCGGGGATTATTGCG GACATCAATGGCTGCTGATATGGTAAATTCGGCAACAAGTGAGAAATTAAAAGAGATGGATTGGGCCAAGAATATCGAGATTTGTGAACTTATTACACATGATCCATT GCAATCCAACGCTGTCATCAAGTCAATAAAAAAACAGTTAAAGAATAAAAATGTTAATACGCAATATTTCTCTGTTATG TTGCTGGAAATGGTAATGAATAACTGTGGAGAGCAAGTTCACAAACAAGTGATTGATAATGAAATTTTGTCAATTCTAGTAAAGATCGTGAAGAAAAAG TCTGACTTGCCTGTTCGAGAAAGaatatttcttcttcttgatgCAACCCAAACAGCCCTTGGAGGAGCCTCTGGAAAATACCCACAGTACTATGCTGCATACTTTGAACTTGTT TCTTCTGGAGTACAATTTTCTCAGCAGCCTCATGTTGTCATACCTCAAAAATCTTCTCCCCAAAAGCAAGCAAACAATTTTCAATCTCAAGAATTCCCGTCTCAGAAACTAGGGAATGTTGTGAAACAGCTAACCACTCAGTCCATACCTGACTCGAG CGTAATACATAAAGCTTCTAGCGTCTTGGAAGTACTGCGTGATGTGTTGAATGCTCTAGATCCCAAGCTTCCACTG GGTGCATCTGATGAATTTATATTGGATCTAGTGGAACAATGCTCATTTCAGAAGCAACGAATCATGCAGCTAGTGATGACCTCACG GGATGAGAAGTTGGTTACTCAAGCCATTGAGTTGAACGAGCAGTTACATCAGGTATTATGTCACCATGATAGACTTCTCTCAGTTAATGCTACAGCTACTCCAGCTTGTGATGCCCATGGGGaaggggaggaggaagaggatgcCGAAAGCCTATGGCGAAG AATAAGGAAAGGAAAAGCATGTGCTGAGGAGGATTCAGATGAGTCGGTAAATATTTTCAGATCCGTTCCCAAGGAAAAGATGAGCCGACCTATCATCAGACCACTATTCATTCAACCATCTGAACTAGATGGTAAACCTTGCCCACCTGACAATCAGTCTATTGGTTTAGGAAGCAAACAACATTCGAGAGCCGATTTACCACCTCCACCGTCTCAACACAGAGAGAGGGAGAGCTTCTTTAACAACAAAGCCATGGACAGTTCAGGTCTCGCAGCTCATGTCAGGGGTTTATCGTTGCACAACCACGACAGCAACAGCTCTGGAAGTTGCAGCACTGAT
- the LOC122053065 gene encoding TOM1-like protein 5 isoform X2 — protein MAADMVNSATSEKLKEMDWAKNIEICELITHDPLQSNAVIKSIKKQLKNKNVNTQYFSVMLLEMVMNNCGEQVHKQVIDNEILSILVKIVKKKSDLPVRERIFLLLDATQTALGGASGKYPQYYAAYFELVSSGVQFSQQPHVVIPQKSSPQKQANNFQSQEFPSQKLGNVVKQLTTQSIPDSSVIHKASSVLEVLRDVLNALDPKLPLGASDEFILDLVEQCSFQKQRIMQLVMTSRDEKLVTQAIELNEQLHQVLCHHDRLLSVNATATPACDAHGEGEEEEDAESLWRRIRKGKACAEEDSDESVNIFRSVPKEKMSRPIIRPLFIQPSELDGKPCPPDNQSIGLGSKQHSRADLPPPPSQHRERESFFNNKAMDSSGLAAHVRGLSLHNHDSNSSGSCSTDSSERDVFGFRD, from the exons ATGGCTGCTGATATGGTAAATTCGGCAACAAGTGAGAAATTAAAAGAGATGGATTGGGCCAAGAATATCGAGATTTGTGAACTTATTACACATGATCCATT GCAATCCAACGCTGTCATCAAGTCAATAAAAAAACAGTTAAAGAATAAAAATGTTAATACGCAATATTTCTCTGTTATG TTGCTGGAAATGGTAATGAATAACTGTGGAGAGCAAGTTCACAAACAAGTGATTGATAATGAAATTTTGTCAATTCTAGTAAAGATCGTGAAGAAAAAG TCTGACTTGCCTGTTCGAGAAAGaatatttcttcttcttgatgCAACCCAAACAGCCCTTGGAGGAGCCTCTGGAAAATACCCACAGTACTATGCTGCATACTTTGAACTTGTT TCTTCTGGAGTACAATTTTCTCAGCAGCCTCATGTTGTCATACCTCAAAAATCTTCTCCCCAAAAGCAAGCAAACAATTTTCAATCTCAAGAATTCCCGTCTCAGAAACTAGGGAATGTTGTGAAACAGCTAACCACTCAGTCCATACCTGACTCGAG CGTAATACATAAAGCTTCTAGCGTCTTGGAAGTACTGCGTGATGTGTTGAATGCTCTAGATCCCAAGCTTCCACTG GGTGCATCTGATGAATTTATATTGGATCTAGTGGAACAATGCTCATTTCAGAAGCAACGAATCATGCAGCTAGTGATGACCTCACG GGATGAGAAGTTGGTTACTCAAGCCATTGAGTTGAACGAGCAGTTACATCAGGTATTATGTCACCATGATAGACTTCTCTCAGTTAATGCTACAGCTACTCCAGCTTGTGATGCCCATGGGGaaggggaggaggaagaggatgcCGAAAGCCTATGGCGAAG AATAAGGAAAGGAAAAGCATGTGCTGAGGAGGATTCAGATGAGTCGGTAAATATTTTCAGATCCGTTCCCAAGGAAAAGATGAGCCGACCTATCATCAGACCACTATTCATTCAACCATCTGAACTAGATGGTAAACCTTGCCCACCTGACAATCAGTCTATTGGTTTAGGAAGCAAACAACATTCGAGAGCCGATTTACCACCTCCACCGTCTCAACACAGAGAGAGGGAGAGCTTCTTTAACAACAAAGCCATGGACAGTTCAGGTCTCGCAGCTCATGTCAGGGGTTTATCGTTGCACAACCACGACAGCAACAGCTCTGGAAGTTGCAGCACTGAT